The genome window TTCTTTTCGAAGACGATTCCGTACGAAATTCTTCCTTGCGGGACTGTAGGATTGAATATCGAGGTATTCGTAAAATTCTTCGTCCGAAAGAGTCGATTCGTACTTTTTCGAAATGATTTTGTATTTGCGGAGCTGATCGATTCTTTCCTTTAAGAGCATAAAAAACAGCAGTAACGAATCTTTCCCGCTTTGAAATTTTCTCAATTCTTTGAAAAAACGAATCCGATCGGATTCCATAAAAAAATCCACAAGCCCGGAAGAATTGAATTCTCCGCTGAATAATAAAACGTCTTCTACGTCCTGTTTGGTGAAGGTTTTTTTTACGAGATAGAGTTTGAGTTTGGAAAGAGATTGGAGATACGCGCCCATAGAAGGAGGAATTTTATGAAGAAACTCGTCCATTGCGTCTTCGTCGAGTTGAACTCCGATTTCCTTACAAGCCTGTAATAAGCCGCCTCGAGTTTCGTTCGGATAAAAATTTTTCGTTTTAATCAGATTCGCTTTTCCACCGAAGATCTGCAGAACCTTGCTCGGAACTTCCCAGTGGTTGTAGTGAACCAAAAGTTGGATCGAATCCGGAAAGTTCGAAAATTGTTTTTGAAGCGATTCGTTGTTCTTTCCTTTACCGCCGGAGATCGGTTTAAAAAATTCCAATCCCGATTTGATGATGAATAATTTCCGGTTCGAAAACATATCCAAGTTGAACGCTTCGGATTGAAATCGTTCAAAGTCGCCCGGCTCGGAAACGAAAATTACGATCTCGAACGGTTCGCCCGTTTTACGGATCGTTTCCTTATATTTCTCCGCAAGAATTTCGAACTCATAGGATTCTTTCGCTGCGACGAAAACGATCTGCGGCAACGCTTTCGAAAATTCGTGCAGGAATTCTATGGAATTTTTATATTCTTTGGTTTTGGTCGCCATTCTGTTAAAGTCGGAAATCGTTTCGGTTCTCTAAAAAATCCGAAGAATCGATTAAGCTGTCGGATCGATTCTCCGAAGATTAGAATATGAATATCAGTTCCGGAGTCCAGAGGATTTCTTTTCCGAACGAGGCTTTGACGTACGTCAGCCCGGCTCGTATGGGTGGAAAAGTGCAGGCCGTGGAACCGGTGCGTCGAGAGGATTTCGTAGCAGACCGTAGTTTTCCAGGAAAGAATCTCGCTTCTCCGCCGAAAGTCGATCAGCCCACAACCCGCGGAAGTTTGATCGACTTTTACGCGTGATTTCCTTTTAAATATTTCTTCCAAAGCTCGTGGTATTGAAAGAACATTCGGATCGGAAAACCGAGGATGTTCGTATACGATCCTTCAAAACCGAAAACCGGTCCTTCCTTATCTTGAACCCCGTAACTTCCTGCCTTATCAAACGGAGAATACGTTTGGATGTAGTTTCGGATTTGATCGTTGTTCCAAGTATGAAATTGAACTCGGGAAGAATCGAACGCGAATTGTTCAAGTCCTCGATCGTAAATTCCTAAACCCGAATAAACCAGATGCGATTTGCCGGAAAGTCTTCCGAGCATTTCCATCGCTTCGGAAACGTTTTCGGGTTTCTGGAGAATTCGATTGTTTTGAACGACGATCGTATCGCAGGAAATCAAAAGCTCGTTTTCGGAACGAGTTCCTAACTTTGCCAATGAGATTCGTTTGAGATATTCGAGAGGACTTTCGCCTTCGAACGCGGTTTCATCCACGTCCTCCGGTTCGACCCTAAAATCAAGATCCAAAGATTCCAGGACATATTTTCTACGCGGGGACCTGGATCTGAGAACGATCATAGATCCACAGTTTGAGAAAAGCCTTGCTTTGCACCCGTTTTCCTGTCGATATTGGTAAGGATGAAAAAGAATCGGCTTACTTCCCGGATGAAACTCGGATTCGCATTATTTCTAACCGTTCTTACTTGTAACATTTCGATTTTTGCGCAAACCGCTTCGATTGAAACGAAAGATCCGAAAGACAAACAAAAGATTCAATCCGATCGAGAATTGATTGAAACCGGAAAGCTCGAATCGATTCGAAAAAAAGCGTATCTCGGTTTGAAAGGAATCCGCATTTCTCTCTTGAACTTCGGTAAAAAGCAGGATTTGGATAAACTTGCTTCCGACTACGGTCAGGCAGAAACTTTGTACATCAAAGCTGAATATGGAAATGCTACCACCGCGTTTGAAAACATCTTTAAAACGATCGTTCCTTTGGAAGAAACAATTCGCAAGGATTACGAAAATAGAACGATTCAACTCGGTCAGGAATTGGCTCCTCAAATCGTAACGATTCGATTGGACGGAA of Leptospira sanjuanensis contains these proteins:
- the holA gene encoding DNA polymerase III subunit delta, which gives rise to MATKTKEYKNSIEFLHEFSKALPQIVFVAAKESYEFEILAEKYKETIRKTGEPFEIVIFVSEPGDFERFQSEAFNLDMFSNRKLFIIKSGLEFFKPISGGKGKNNESLQKQFSNFPDSIQLLVHYNHWEVPSKVLQIFGGKANLIKTKNFYPNETRGGLLQACKEIGVQLDEDAMDEFLHKIPPSMGAYLQSLSKLKLYLVKKTFTKQDVEDVLLFSGEFNSSGLVDFFMESDRIRFFKELRKFQSGKDSLLLFFMLLKERIDQLRKYKIISKKYESTLSDEEFYEYLDIQSYSPARKNFVRNRLRKEATFFSDKIIGELYDFMIEMNIRIKTGSEKEGAEFYFNRRMEDFFLQLRRKDRIL
- a CDS encoding nucleoside triphosphate pyrophosphatase, with translation MIVLRSRSPRRKYVLESLDLDFRVEPEDVDETAFEGESPLEYLKRISLAKLGTRSENELLISCDTIVVQNNRILQKPENVSEAMEMLGRLSGKSHLVYSGLGIYDRGLEQFAFDSSRVQFHTWNNDQIRNYIQTYSPFDKAGSYGVQDKEGPVFGFEGSYTNILGFPIRMFFQYHELWKKYLKGNHA